A single region of the Triticum dicoccoides isolate Atlit2015 ecotype Zavitan chromosome 2B, WEW_v2.0, whole genome shotgun sequence genome encodes:
- the LOC119360850 gene encoding exonuclease mut-7 homolog, with protein sequence MGFTKEFEVQAHSNTNLQVIHTNELHKAANIIEQYERHLEFERHKIVRVDVEYTNDVGQDQKPALVQLSVGKDHPVLLFQLSAADKNCTRFDNFLADPKYTFAGFSIDGDIEMLGHVGLEIAHFVDIQKEWRVPTATKPLDSLGDVSGILVHDYHKEMKMKITNAEHQRWARMPLTMRHIEYAAKDAYTVYEIWSRITTIQEGLRRAKLEKEHSRKRARSWGDYDY encoded by the coding sequence ATGGGATTCACCAAGGAATTCGAGGTGCAGGCCCATAGCAACACCAATTTGCAAGTGATCCACACCAACGAGTTGCACAAGGCGGCCAACATCATCGAGCAGTACGAGCGACACCTCGAATTCGAGCGCCACAAGATCGTCAGAGTGGATGTGGAGTACACCAACGACGTTGGCCAAGACCAGAAACCAGCCCTCGTCCAACTCTCCGTCGGCAAAGATCATCCGGTGCTGCTCTTTCAATTGAGCGCCGCCGACAAGAACTGCACCAggttcgacaacttcctcgccgaccccaagTACACGTTTGCTGGCTTCTCCATTGACGGCGACATAGAGATGCTCGGCCACGTCGGACTGGAGATTGCCcacttcgtcgacatccagaaggaatGGAGGGTGCCTACAGCTACCAAGCCCCTGGACTCGCTTGGCGATGTCTCAGGCATCCTTGTCCACGACTACCACAAGGAAATGAAGATGAAGATCACCAACGCAGAGCACCAGCGCTGGGCGCGCATGCCCCTGAccatgaggcacatcgagtacgcggcaaaAGATGCTTACACTGTGTACGAGATATGGAGCCGCATCACCACTATCCAGGAAGGGCTCCGCCGGGCAAAACTCGAGAAGGAGCATTCCAGGAAGCGCGCAAGGTCCTGGGGCGACTACGACTACTGA